In the Podospora bellae-mahoneyi strain CBS 112042 chromosome 4, whole genome shotgun sequence genome, one interval contains:
- a CDS encoding hypothetical protein (EggNog:ENOG503PHS7) — MAPILFTHLPTLTTNLLSPRQDNNPPTVTIITGTNDDPPVTADPDETTTLTGGAIAGIVIGSIVGLLLLIWIIRSCTNLGAPPNKPAVPGKPWYGSVREEYPPRHTSRSRSRHSHRGHSRTRTVSRERRVGMTEVEPVYVRREGSRSRSRGVDGGYAVYGREEVRGAGGRRSRSRGY; from the coding sequence ATGGCCCCAATACTAttcacccacctcccaaccctcacAACAAACCTCCTCTCACCTCGCCAagacaacaaccccccaacagTCACAATAATCACCGGCACCAATGATGACCCTCCCGTGACCGCAGACCCAGatgaaaccaccaccctcaccggcGGGGCCATCGCCGGGATTGTAATCGGCTCAATCGTCGGtttgcttcttctcatcTGGATTATTAGGTCGTGCACCAACTTGGGGGCTCCCCCGAACAAGCCTGCGGTGCCGGGGAAGCCGTGGTATGGGAgtgtgagggaggagtaTCCGCCACGACATACGTCCAGGAGCAGGTCGAGGCATTCACACAGGGGACATTCAAGGACGAGGACGGTTAGCAGGGAAAGAAGGGTGGGCATGACGGAGGTGGAGCCGGTTTATGttaggagggaggggtcgaGGAGTAGGAGTCGGGGGGTGGACGGGGGGTATGCGGTttatgggagggaggaggttaggggggcgggggggagaaggagtaGGAGTCGAGGGTATTaa
- a CDS encoding hypothetical protein (EggNog:ENOG503NU6I; COG:M) yields the protein MGSPPHRSLYDEAFDRFKKLKHERYTDPKEVAVLNEFLREYAGPEDAKEAAQQLQAATGKKYGNKKLADVEIPESWITNIMENIENFITAGDYLTEGAPESVGLAWYAVKLTLTAIHSNYELYKFFGTALSDISEIMIIVRHYDRLYDERGKKPDWKPSPLVEKLFQDVTETYVAVLDFSFAVKRHITAGSFARLKHGLKDFFGANKRETIAILKKKILEGSQGAFQDKTLTQLQGVSSVVADIASSIKQFETFHHKIDMITQKMDELASNTKRKSPWDFALEDYKAYQEALQPLEGCRRVLGDTIDALVAMPEGTCSWVFEELDYETWEQSDECEMLCITGEEGTGKSYVMASIVRQFLPGQGDDDEDEEDAWNPDTAYLYVTCNPDAKEGKDQVITAETVLHTLLSQLYELALETKNASLLESCTAVFKAAKANLQNAQPHERERLSEFPQFVGGFCKLVRLLQRDVVVVVDGISKSTLEGQHQRTLLRELRSLRGQVDELVKNHILILVGCSSPTTFQNDYQHDEEFPNQLIIDVGEGNGKDLRAFLANELDNIPGLTSKEREEATVAILDKAQSKFSYLVKTAIPFMKEPFQRPLSKRLLELPGGLGDVYSKALRNLKPNYIGLLKTALTWVVLAKDNQISAREVMDDFQGTYTNPVGDISSDNTEDDLAFEHISSLEREQLLQAVEGILKLSSVEGRFMVHAPIGELDDIEDFFFSSNGATAEADNELEATELCAKCKTSDAMHKALKIDAREGHLQLALACLRHLNHPLFQKHAGLSSIPESKVPDFQMEALPPQHMLTEKMVLPLENSDDEEDVVDPSLFDREHFNSWEDEEDSDSSSETEPTHHLRYELLNWAYHVRKAEELFSPEERTDSSLWSQLMTELDAFSSKTDLFFAWQTSQPTSNPPEERKYTLASGSHKPLHVAAYLGLTSWAERLLEAGADVNEVCNGFTPVQVAASVGNRLEMMELLLEKGADPNSKSKWGFNAFHYWIRNDQQLEGVQLLLQHGADARIRNEPYGWTPLHLFAREGADPAVLAALLEHGAEIDAPEGVLKLTAFHILLAFRTAAPEDLLLAFIRHKADINAENLTSARPLQMLATQGQVKNMEILLREGVVEIDDTDIQGTTALQEAIASLHIDAARLLLEHGADPEFTDTLKRTSLHLACRRGATDIAKLLVEHGCDVNIVDVHGWTPFFIALLGKLEGSHKTASLILDALVQRDIPLADINKAGRSGRTALRQAASRGFDDIVSKMIQVSIERDDAAALAIDVKDEKKGMTALHRAALGGHVECVRLLLEAKADASIKDTSSRTALVLAYEQWAVVHTPAFEDTIALLISADPTAAIQDSSLIATCAANGSVKLLKQLWSLNADFSRPDQFGWRPIELVRNSGSEEAEEFLQEQNTWVKNLPFRWSTSLPGATAIGAKSVGEDGITIRHLSAKEVSVSADKPLPPGLDRYYYEITIKDTPSLPESETLLWHKARPPKPLVALGFSSVGAAGVKFPGETVMESDVNPNAKSWAYNSRAGEIYASDGSGTNFIGMAYGEVGDVIGVGVDLAQREMWATKNGVKVGVYDDEDGDVSGRLFPIVGFGGFVQFEVNFGGPGREFVWKGEQEEEEEEEGSQGDDEGEDRIDGDDGDEKEEE from the exons ATGGGTTCGCCACCCCATCGCAGTCTCTACGATGAGGCTTTTGACCGGTTCAAAAAGTTGAAGCACGAGCGTTATACCGATCCAAAGGAGGTGGCCGTCCTCAATGAGTTCCTGCGTGAATATGCCGGACCAGAAGACGCCAAGGAAGCCGCCCAGCAGTTGCAAGCAGCTACTGGCAAGAAGTATGGCAATAAGAAGCTGGCCGATGTGGAAATTCCAGAATCGTGGATCACCAATATCATGGAGAACATCGAGAACTTCATCACGGCCGGAGACTACCTGACGGAAGGGGCTCCAGAAAGCGTCGGGCTGGCCTGGTACGCCGTCAAGCTAACCCTGACAGCCATCCACAGCAACTACGAGCTTTACAAGTTTTTTGGCACGGCCCTCAGCGATATCAGTGAGATTATGATCATCGTTCGTCATTACGACCGACTCTACGATGAACGCGGCAAAAAGCCCGACTGGAAGCCCAGTCCGCTGGTGGAGAAGCTGTTCCAGGATGTGACGGAAACCTACGTGGCCGTCCTCGACTTTTCGTTTGCTGTGAAGCGTCATATCACGGCTGGGTCGTTTGCTCGGCTCAAGCATGGCCTCAAAGACTTTTTCGGGGCTAACAAG CGCGAGACAATTGCTATcctcaaaaagaaaatcctCGAGGGCAGCCAGGGTGCCTTCCAAGACAAGACTCTTACCCAGCTCCAGGGTGTGTCGTCAGTTGTGGCCGATATTGCCAGCTCTATCAAGCAGTTCGAGACCTTCCACCACAAGATTGACATGATTACCCAGAAAATGGACGAGCTGGCCAGCAATACCAAGCGCAAGTCTCCGTGGGACTTTGCCCTGGAAGACTACAAGGCATACCAGGAAGCGCTGCAACCGCTAGAAGGGTGTCGGAGAGTTTTGGGTGACACCATTGATGCGCTTGTTGCGATGCCTGAAGGCACTTGCAGCTGGGTCTTCGAGGAGCTGGACTATGAGACGTGGGAGCAGTCGGACGAGTGTGAGATGTTGTGCATTACGGGCGAAGAAGGAACTGGAAAATCCTATGTCATGGCGTCCATTGTCAGACAGTTCCTCCCAGGccagggtgatgatgacgaggacgaggaggatgcatGGAACCCGGATACCGCCTACCTTTACGTCACCTGCAATCCTGACGCCAAGGAAGGCAAAGATCAAGTCATCACAGCTGAGACGGTTCTGCACACACTGCTTTCTCAGCTCTATGAGTTGGCCCTGGAGACAAAGAACGCGAGTCTTCTGGAGAGCTGCACTGCAGTGTTCAAGGCCGCAAAAGCAAACTTGCAAAATGCCCAGCCCCACGAGAGAGAGCGCCTGTCCGAGTTTCCGCAGTTCGTTGGAGGGTTTTGCAAGCTGGTCCGTCTTTTGCAAAGAGatgtggtcgtggtggttgatggaaTCAGCAAGTCGACCCTCGAGGGTCAACACCAGCGAACGCTCCTTCGGGAACTTCGTTCTCTTCGGGGCCAAGTCGACGAATTGGTCAAGAATCACATTCTCATTCTTGTTGGGTGCAGCTCTCCCACAACGTTTCAGAACGACTATCAGCATGACGAGGAGTTTCCCAACCAGTTGATCATTGATGTTGGCGAAGGCAATGGGAAAGATCTTCGAGCGTTCCTGGCGAATGAACTCGACAACATCCCAGGCCTCACCTCCAAGGAACGCGAGGAGGCTACGGTTGCTATCCTGGACAAGGCGCAGTCCAAGTTCTCGTATCTTGTCAAGACTGCCATCCCGTTTATGAAGGAACCATTCCAGCGACCGCTCTCTAAACGGCTTCTGGAGCTCCCGGGTGGTCTGGGGGATGTGTATTCCAAGGCCCTACGCAACCTAAAGCCCAACTACATCGGTCTTCTCAAGACTGCCCTCACGTGGGTTGTGCTCGCCAAAGACAACCAAATCTCAGCACGAGAAGTCATGGACGACTTTCAGGGTACTTACACCAACCCCGTGGGTGATATCTCCAGCGACAACACAGAGGATGACCTCGCCTTTGAGCACATTTCAAGTCTGGAAAGGGAACAGCTCCTGCAGGCAGTGGAAGGCATTCTGAAACTCAGCTCTGTCGAGGGCAGGTTCATGGTTCATGCGCCCATCGGAGAGCTTGACGATATCGAGGATTTCTTTTTCAGCTCTAACGGGGCGACTGCTGAAGCGGATAACGAACTGGAAGCCACCGAACTCTGCGCAAAGTGCAAAACGAGTGATGCCATGCACAAGGCTCTGAAGATCGACGCTCGCGAAGGGCATTTGCAGCTGGCTCTGGCTTGTCTGCGACATCTCAACCACCCTCTGTTCCAGAAACACGCTGGCTTGTCAAGCATTCCGGAGTCCAAGGTTCCAGATTTTCAAATGGAGGCTCTGCCCCCACAACATATGCTGACTGAGAAAATGGTGCTGCCGTTGGAGAAttccgatgacgaggaagatgttgTTGATCCCAGTCTCTTCGATCGTGAGCATTTCAACTCCTgggaagacgaagaagacagcGACTCATCTTCTGAGACGGAACCTACGCACCACTTGAGATACGAGCTTCTCAACTGGGCATACCATGTTcgcaaggctgaggagctgTTTTCACCGGAGGAGAGGACTGACAGCAGCCTGTGGTCCCAGCTGATGACAGAACTCGACGCCTTTTCGTCCAAAACTGATCTCTTTTTTGCTTGGCAAACGAGCCAGCCGACCTCGAATCCGCCAGAGGAACGCAAGTACACTCTTGCCAGCGGCTCTCACAAGCCGCTGCATGTTGCTGCCTATCTTGGGCTGACAAGCTGGGCCGAGCGTTTACTTGAGGCTGGTGCCGATGTCAACGAAGTCTGCAATGGTTTCACCCCAGTCCAGGTGGCAGCTTCAGTTGGGAAtaggttggagatgatggaacTTCTGCTCGAGAAGGGCGCAGACCCAAATTCGAAATCCAAATGGGGGTTCAACGCTTTTCACTACTGGATCAGAAATGACCAGCAGCTTGAGGGCGTCCAGTTGTTGCTTCAACATGGCGCTGATGCTCGCATCAGGAACGAACCCTACGGCTGGACACCGCTACATCTGTTTGCCCGAGAGGGAGCAGACCCAGCAGTGCTGGCTGCCCTGTTGGAGCATGGCGCAGAGATTGACGCCCCTGAAGGAGTGCTAAAACTCACCGCGTTCCACATTCTGCTTGCTTTCAGGACTGCAGCACCCGAAGATCTTTTGCTTGCTTTCATTAGACACAAGGCTGACATCAACGCCGAGAACCTTACCTCGGCCCGTCCTCTGCAGATGCTCGCAACGCAGGGTCAGGTTAAGAACATGGAGATTCTTCTACGTGAGGGTGTTGTCGAGATCGATGACACGGATATTCAAGGGACAACTGCTTTGCAAGAAGCCATTGCCAGCTTGCATATTGATGCCGCCCGCTTACTGCTTGAGCATGGTGCTGATCCCGAATTTACCGACACGCTCAAGAGGACTTCTTTGCATCTGGCGTGCCGAAGAGGAGCAACAGATATTGCCAAACTGCTTGTTGAGCATGGCTGTGACGTGAACATCGTCGACGTCCATGGCTGGACACCTTTTTTCATTGCCCTTCTGGGGAAACTAGAAGGGAGCCACAAGACTGCGTCCCTGATTCTCGACGCGCTTGTGCAGCGTGACATTCCCCTTGCGGACATCAACAAGGCTGGACGTAGCGGCAGAACTGCCCTTCGACAAGCGGCATCTCGCGGGTTTGATGACATTGTGTCAAAGATGATTCAGGTATCCATTGAGCGCGACGACGCTGCCGCTCTTGCCATCGACGTCAAGgacgaaaagaagggaaTGACGGCTCTGCACCGTGCTGCCCTGGGAGGCCACGTCGAGTGCGTCCGCTTGCTGTTGGAGGCAAAAGCGGACGCCTCTATCAAGGACACCTCCTCTCGAACTGCTCTCGTGTTGGCTTACGAACAGTGGGCAGTAGTCCACACTCCCGCCTTCGAGGACACgatcgccctcctcatctcggCCGATCCCACCGCCGCGATTCAAGACTCCTCCTTGATCGCGACCTGTGCCGCCAACGGAAgcgtcaagctcctcaagcaaCTCTGGTCCCTCAACGCAGACTTTAGCCGCCCAGACCAATTCGGCTGGCGGCCCATCGAGCTGGTGCGCAATTCGGGAAGCGAGGAAGCGGAAGAGTTTCTCCAGGAGCAGAACACCTGGGTGAAGAACCTGCCATTTCGGTGGTCGACCTCTTTACCTGGCGCCACTGCCATCGGCGCCAAGAGCGTAGGAGAGGATGGTATTACGATACGACACCTCTCCGCGAAGGAGGTGTCCGTTTCGGCCGACAAGCCCCTTCCTCCGGGGTTGGATCGTTACTATTACGAGATCACCATCAAGGACACTCCTTCTCTCCCAGAGTCGGAAACTCTGCTTTGGCACAAGGCTAGGCCACCGAAGCCACTGGTGGCACTTGGATTCAGTTCTGTCGGGGCGGCGGGTGTGAAGTTCCCTGGTGAGACCGTCATGGAGAGTGACGTCAACCCGAACGCCAAGTCGTGGGCTTACAACTCGCGGGCTGGGGAGATTTATGCTTCTGATGGGTCGGGGACGAATTTTATTGGGATGGCttatggggaggtgggtgatgtgattggtgttggggttgatttGGCCCAGAGGGAGATGTGGGCTACGAAGAACGGGGTCAAAGTGGGTGtgtatgatgatgaggatggagacGTGTCGGGGAGGTTGTTTCCTattgttgggtttggggggtttgtgcAGTTTGAGGTTAACTTTGGAGGGCCTGGGAGGGAGTTTGTTTGGAAGGgcgagcaggaggaggaagaggaggaggagggcagtcaaggggatgatgagggagaagataGAATCGATGGGGATGACGGTGacgagaaagaggaagagtaG
- the XYL2_1 gene encoding Endo-1,4-beta-xylanase 2 (CAZy:GH10; EggNog:ENOG503NWA4; COG:G), protein MESETRYIEGWPFQPNRFFFSYSVIPAESHPPSKMKASLMLLLAPLVSAAPTVEHRQASQSIDALFKAKGKEFYGTATDQGRLQAGRNAAIIEANFGQVTPENSMKWESLNPRQGQYNWGQADYLVNWATERNKTIRGHTFVWHSQLAGWVNQINNRDQLTRVIQEHIRTVGGRYKGKIYHWDVINEMFNEDGSLRNSVFSRVLGESFVKIAFDAARETDPSAKLYINDYNLDQPNYAKVTRGMVANVNKWLSQGIPIDGIGTQGHLQSGQGNGLAQTIKVLAATSVKEVAVTELDIQNNNSNDYVAVTRGCLEEPKCRSITVWGVRDQDSWRPQGNPLLFDSNYNAKANYNAIVQFLSQ, encoded by the exons ATGGAATCTGAGACTAGGTATATAGAAGGCTGGCCCTTCCAACCTAACCGCTTCTTTTTCAGCTACTCAGTCATCCCAGCCGAGTCTCACCCACCGTCAAAGATGAAGGCCAGTCTTATGCTTCTGTTGGCACCGTTGGTGTCAGCGGCTCCCACCGTCGAGCACCGTCAGGCTTCCCAGAGCATCGACGCGCTCTtcaaggccaagggcaaggagtTCTATGGCACTGCCACCGATCAGGGCCGTCTTCAGGCTGGCCGGAACGCCGCCATTATCGAGGCCAACTTCGGTCAGGTCACTCCCGAGAACAGCATGAAGTGGGAGAGTCTCAACCCCCGCCAGGGCCAGTACAACTGGGGCCAGGCTGACTACCTCGTCAACTGGGCCACCGAGCGCAACAAGACCATCCGTGGCCACACCTTTGTCTGGCACTCTCAGCTCGCCGGCTGGGTCAACCAGATCAACAACCGTGACCAGCTCACGCGTGTGATCCAGGAGCACATCCGCACCGTCGGTGGCCGCTACAAGGGCAAGATCTACCACTGG GATGTGATCAACGAGATGTTCAACGAGGATGGCTCGCTCCGCAACAGCGTCTTCTCTCGTGTCCTTGGCGAGAGCTTCGTCAAGATTGCCTTCGACGCCGCTCGCGAGACCGACCCCTCGGCCAAGCTCTACATCAACGACTACAACCTCGACCAGCCCAACTACGCCAAGGTCACCCGGGGCATGGTTGCCAACGTCAACAAATGGCTGTCTCAGGGTATCCCCATCGACGGTATCGGTACTCAGGGCCATCTTCAGTCCGGCCAGGGCAATGGTCTTGCCCagaccatcaaggttctcgcTGCCACCAGCGTCAAGGAGGTCGCCGTTACCGAGCTCGACatccagaacaacaacagcaacgactACGTCGCCGTGACCCGTGGCTGCTTGGAGGAGCCCAAGTGCCGTTCCATTACCGTCTGGGGTGTCCGTGACCAGGATTCGTGGCGCCCTCAGGGCAACCCTCTCCTGTTCGACAGCAACTACAACGCCAAGGCCAACTACAACGCCATTGTGCAGTTCCTGTCGCAGTAA
- a CDS encoding hypothetical protein (EggNog:ENOG503Q4RR; COG:S), whose product MSPSNPSSSSSSHHHSHKQNDSINSLSSLSPRTRLDSRDHRYNSRAPVNSNNPPPQATHNKRRSSTYTTFPPAASIKPNPPRSSSLFPGPAATGSGSGSGSPTRATAHAPPVFRDVVFNDPQPTGTPASRNEPQIFHKRGHSRSSSAGLSDGFRNLNRWSASTASSRASNFAGFTKRVSTEFLGGAFGKSRPSTADESPRSGATRTASRPRSNSPVPAPIPPLETLPPILTGPSLEDEVFESDVLTQSSVAPIEPPRRRIARPAEEIDPDWDGTPQLSEQESGSSLQRLGPAITLRPADPITPTDTTVMTMPYTQNGQPRGHSRNRSTGAKGSVDTNGSSRSREKEREREKERERERVGKPPSQKAMLSRALQKANTAVQLDNVQNFEAARRAYAEACTVLQQVLMRTNGEEDRRKLDAIHQTYTNRIQELDEQLADIEPEGKELPERPESYEFHEPIYHAQVNTREREYEREPTSAVSRHAPRPSFTPRAPPPNLSVDTSRAGPQNGMTSYLTEQYSLQSAFSRARTGSGTPVHGQSQNGFMPRPLSPLRRPLSPANPPPPPPDNGHSDRTQQQPDYLMSGARLGAYDAQVGHQRVNSHESVSWLDPIDESEASSVSSVHSRTSSKIVRKHIRAASGDTEAEFDAALDDAIEAAYNDGYEPEQTYQGQNQGCGEDGGRADEERRQAELAQNRIRDEERDALALATEREQRLRLEMQREDEEYRRQEAIGEEFWEDHEAEEEERMLDEMTRGYALDQFSFDNNRTGPPIPRESDSSGLTSRTWHSSMGSNPPHTATTVMTPISDKNAALPRLPDPLPPPPSHALPPPPPQTAGSQGSNQTVRNRRLSGQNAAQLKIETSKLAPPTGLATASSAVPSQPKSAGNYIVQQRQALSAGPSRLMGAFSSRATPSPGPAGPEDDDAPPLPLGFVQEHEASRSASPALTRPTLRSNFSSASLKSMKSRNLSISHMDDGDMSPGTPSSNQFGMGGSSTRLPSIPALPEAYKDRANSTAAGGMHLLDSNLHSFDAPGSPNPLLPDAPVALEPCPNDTLLRPFWLMRCLYQTLCHPRGGYVSNKLFVPRGVWQMKGVKLKNVEDKIANCDLLTAALQKLARVDTCDADLVLEEMQSLENVLEQVQAALSRKLGSEVGVQGSGTMFKDASGMEAEAASMPRSGSVAGKGSSFSWRRLRSKNSSANLPGLASSYGGKGGSGGGGAGANASTVSHESTVKDALLASLPMTSHPTSRPAKRDVGNVLFTGPNAGYMSSLARLFDAAQSIDQIARQVDDPGLRHADKTQVGLELCTRHAAEFFAFYICRFVLTDLTMLLDKFVKRGAEWVLV is encoded by the exons ATGTCCCCATCGaacccgtcctcctcctcctcctcccaccaccactcccacaaACAAAACGACTCGATCAACTCGCTCTCGTCGCTGTCGCCACGCACCCGGCTGGACAGCCGAGACCACCGATACAATAGCAGAGCCCCTGTCAATAGtaacaaccctcccccccaagccACACACAACAAGCGTCGCTCTTCCACCTACACCACCTTCCCTCCCGCCGCGTCGATCAAGCCGAACCCTCCACGAAGCTCTTCGCTTTTTCCTGGACCGGCAGCCACAGGATCAGGATCAGGGTCAGGATCACCAACTCGAGCAACAGCGCATGCGCCTCCCGTCTTCCGCGACGTCGTGTTCAATGACCCTCAGCCCACGGGCACCCCTGCCAGCAGAAACGAACCCCAAATATTCCACAAGAGGGGCCATTCTCGGTCGAGTAGCGCTGGACTGAGCGACGGGTTTCGCAACCTCAATCGGTGGTCAGCGTCCACAGCATCCAGTCGTGCATCGAACTTTGCCGGCTTCACCAAGCGGGTAAGCACCGAATTTCTCGGCGGTGCCTTTGGAAAGAGCAGGCCGTCGACAGCGGACGAGTCTCCACGCTCGGGAGCCACCCGCACTGCAAGCCGGCCCCGCAGCAACTCCCCCGTACCAGCGCCGATCCCGCCCTTGGAGACATTGCCGCCCATTCTGACCGGGCCGTCgctggaggacgaggtcTTTGAGTCTGATGTGCTGACACAGTCTTCTGTTGCGCCAATTGAACCGCCGCGACGACGCATTGCGAGACCGGCCGAAGAAATTGACCCTGACTGGGATGGTACACCGCAGCTTTCCGAGCAAGAGTCAGGATCGTCGCTGCAGCGGCTAGGGCCCGCGATCACGCTGCGCCCAGCTGATCCCATCACGCCGACCGATACTACCGTTATGACCATGCCCTACACACAGAATGGGCAGCCCAGGGGCCACTCGCGAAACCGCTCGACCGGGGCCAAGGGGAGCGTAGACACGAATGGGTCCTCGAGGAGtcgggagaaggagagagaaagagagaaagaaagggagCGAGAGAGGGTGGGGAAGCCACCGTCCCAAAAGGCCATGCTGTCGAGAGCGTTGCAAAAGGCGAACACGGCTGTGCAGCTTGACAACGTCCAGAATTTTGAAGCTGCAAGACGGGCATACGCCGAGGCGTGTACCGTGCTCCAACAGGTGCTGATGCGAACgaatggcgaggaggacaggaggaagctggatgCCATC CACCAAACCTACACAAACCGAATACAAGAGTTGGACGAACAGCTGGCCGACATTGAACCGGAGGGCAAGGAGCTACCTGAACGACCGGAGAGCTACGAATTCCACGAGCCCATATACCATGCGCAGGTCAACACCAGAGAGAGGGAGTACGAGAGAGAGCCGACGTCTGCAGTATCGAGACACGCGCCCAGACCAAGCTTCACTCCGCGGGCGCCACCGCCCAACTTATCCGTGGACACGTCGAGAGCCGGCCCCCAGAACGGCATGACAAGCTACCTTACCGAGCAGTATTCTCTGCAGTCTGCTTTTTCGAGAGCCAGGACTGGCAGCGGGACACCGGTCCATGGGCAATCACAAAATGGATTCATGCCACGTCCGCTGTCACCTTTGAGGCGACCGTTATCTCCAGCAAatcccccgcctccaccaccggacAATGGGCACTCCGACCgcacacaacaacagcccgaCTATCTCATGTCGGGCGCTCGTCTTGGCGCATATGATGCTCAGGTGGGCCACCAGAGAGTAAACAGCCACGAGTCAGTATCGTGGCTTGATCCAATCGATGAGTCCGAGGCTTCTAGTGTGTCCTCAGTCCATTCGAGAACATCATCCAAGATTGTTCGAAAACACATCCGAGCTGCGAGCGGAGACACGGAGGCCGAGTTTGATGCCGCGCTGGACGACGCCATCGAGGCCGCGTACAATGATGGCTACGAACCGGAACAAACATATCAAGGTCAAAACCAAGGGtgcggggaggatggtggcagGGCTGATGAGGAACGACGCCAAGCTGAGCTTGCGCAAAACAGAATAAGGGACGAGGAACGAGACGCCTTGGCGCTGGCCACGGAGCGAGAGCAGAGATTGCGACTGGAGATGCAACGGGAAGATGAGGAATATCGACGGCAGGAAGCGATAGGGGAGGAGTTTTGGGAGGATCACgaggccgaagaagaagaacgcATGCTGGATGAGATGACCAGAGGGTACGCCTTGGACCAGTTTTCGTTTGACAATAACCGGACAGGGCCGCCGATACCACGAGAGTCGGATTCGAGCGGGCTGACGAGCCGGACGTGGCACAGCTCCATGGGATCAAACCCACCGCAcacggccaccaccgtcatGACGCCCATCAGTGACAAGAACGCGGCGCTGCCTCGTCTGCCCGacccgctgccgccgccccctTCTCACGCATTGCCGCCTCCGCCCCCGCAAACTGCTGGTTCTCAAGGCTCCAACCAGACGGTGCGAAACAGACGACTTTCGGGACAAAATGCAGCGCAGCTCAAGATCGAGACGTCGAAGCTTGCACCTCCGACCGGTCTTGCCACGGCTTCCTCTGCTGTTCCATCACAACCGAAGTCGGCCGGGAATTACATTGTTCAGCAACGGCAGGCTCTGTCAGCGGGACCCAGCCGTTTGATGGGTGCCTTTTCGTCAAGAGCCACACCGTCTCCCGGTCCCGCGGGGCCGGAAGATGACGATGCCCCGCCGTTGCCCCTTGGTTTCGTCCAGGAGCATGAAGCCTCTCGTTCTGCCTCGCCAGCCTTGACGCGCCCGACGCTACGAAGCAACTTCTCGTCGGCGAGCTTGAAGAGCATGAAGTCGCGCAATTTGTCCATTTCACACATGGACGATGGAGACATGTCGCCCGGGACACCCTCGAGCAACCAGTTCGGCATGGGGGGCTCCAGCACACGCCTACCTTCAATCCCAGCGCTCCCCGAGGCGTACAAGGACCGAGCCAACagcactgctgctggggggaTGCATCTGTTGGACAGCAACCTTCACAGCTTTGACGCGCCTGGGTCGCCGAACCCTTTGTTGCCCGATGCTCCTGTGGCGCTGGAGCCGTGTCCGAATGATACCCTGCTGAGACCGTTTTGGCTGATGAGGTGTCTGTATCAGACGCTGTGCCATCCGCGGGGAGGGTACGTGAGCAACAAGCTTTTCGTGCCGAGGGGTGTCTGGCAGATGAAGGGGGTCAAGCTGAAAAACGTGGAGGACAAGATTGCCAATTGTGATCTCTTGACGGCGGCGCTTCAGAAGCTGGCGAGGGTGGACACGTGCGATGCTGActtggtgctggaggagatgcAATCGCTGGAGAATGTGTTGGAGCAAGTCCAGGCTGCGCTGTcgaggaagctggggagTGAGGTTGGTGTTCAGGGGAGCGGGACCATGTTCAAGGACGCGAGCGGgatggaggcggaggcggcgtcGATGCCTAGGTCGGGAAGCGTGGCCGGCAAAGGGAGCAGTTTttcttggaggaggctgaggagcaaGAACAGTTCGGCGAATCTGCCTGGGTTGGCGAGTTCGTAtggcgggaagggggggagtggtggtggtggggcaggGGCGAATGCTTCTACTGTTAGCCACGAGTCGACGGTAAAGGATGCGTTGTTGGCGAGCTTGCCCATGACGAGTCATCCCACGAGCAGGCCGGCGAAGAGGGATGTTGGGAATGTGTTGTTTACGGGGCCGAATGCGGGTTACATGAGCTCGTTGGCGAGATTGTTCGATGCTGCGCAGTCGATCG ATCAGATTGCGCGACAGGTCGACGACCCCGGACTGCGTCACGCCGACAAGACGCAGGTTGGGCTTGAGCTCTGCACCCGGCATGCGGCCGAGTTTTTTGCGTTTTACATCTGCCGCTTTGTGCTGACCGACTTGACGATGCTGTTGGACAAGTTTGTGAAGAGGGGGGCTGAGTGGGTGCTTGTGTAG